The region GataccaccctcaccacggAGAGCCTCAGCAGCCAAGAACTTCCACTTGGAGCCGGGGTCCTTGGGGTCGACGAGACCAGTAGGGTGGACCTGAACCTTGTCCATGTCGATGCCGTTACCACCAATCTTCATGACGAGCTTCTGACCATCACCGGTAGCGTGGGAgccgttggtggtggcaagACCCATGGTGTCGGGTCTGTGCTTCTGGAGGAGCGAGCCCTCACCGAAATCGGCGGCATAACCACCAGTAGCAAGGACGACGGGGCCGTGGATGGTGAGGGTCTGGCCCTCGTGCTCAGCCTTGACACCGCTGATGACGTTGCCCTCCTTGATGAGGTCAACAACGCGGGCCTTCTTGGTGATCTTGACACGGTGGGGCTCGGTCTCGGCGAGCTCCTCGAGTCTCTGCATCAGAGCATATGTGATGGCCATGCCAGGAAACTTGGCATCGTGACCACGGTGGGTACGGGGCTGAGAGTGACCACTGATCACAGCATGTTAGCAAGGCTGTCTAACTACCGGAAATGCCGGAAAGTAGTTGCGACTTACCCAAGACGGGAAACGAGTGTGAGGTCAAGGTTGAAAACATCCTGGAGCCACTCAACGGCAGCAGCGGACTTGTAAGTGAGGACCTTGATAAGGTCGGGTCTGGCCTTGTCACGGGCAGACTTGAGTGTGTCGTCGTAGAACTGCTTCACGGAGTCCTGGATCCCAAGATCAACCTGGGTGCGGGTGAGGGCACCGTTGATGCCAGAGGTGGCCTTGGTGGAGTTACCACCGAAAAAGCCCTGCTTGTCGAGGACGTGGACGTTACCACCGGCGAGGTAGATGGAGTGCGCCGCCGAAAGACCCGCCAGACCGCCACCGACAACAATTACCGTGTTGGACGCCATTGTATCTGAAAAGAAGCAAATGCCGAGCAAAGTCGATAATGGAATGAAGGAAAAAGTTGTTGCAGAGGAGAACGGCTTGGAATGAAGACGGGTtcgagggaggtggtttgTTAAATGATTCGCGCGTCGTCCGTCGTCTGTGGTAAGCCGAGGTCTGGATCCTGTTAGGCCGAGTCTTAGCCTCAGTGAAACCCCCACTGGAAGCGATATCCAAACGCAGGCCGAGACAGCTAGGGACAGGTACAGGCAAACTTACCCAGGTTATGTTTGTCTAGGAACGGGTAtcttgaagaagagaagaatgaGAGAGAGCTGCACACTGAATGGTAGAAGGAGGACAAAGAGAAGCTGGTGTTGCGGCAGAGGGTGGCTTCTATAACGTCCCGGTTCGGACGCCTTGCGCTGTCCCTGACTTGCGAGGTTGCCGAGGCTTGGACGGTTGCCACTGGATCCGGGCAGTCCACACATCACATGCAgcctgcccccccccccctccaaacaacAGCTCAATGTGGAATTCCCCGAGCTCATCGGTCCTCTCGCGAAGAGACCAGCAACCCCCTGTTACCCCAGTTTTACCCCAAGTTGAGCCCGGCAAAAAGTCAGTCGCAAAGCTGCTGATGGAACGTGGGAGGACACTTCAATGACATGTGATGCATTGAGGTCCAAGAATGGCTGCAGCCTTGGCGACACTGGGCTCATCACTTGATCAAATCCTCACTTCGGACCACGGCCACGTCCTTGCCTTAATTGCATCGCAATGGCCGAGGATGTTGTCGACTGCAGACCGACACATGGCCGTGGGAACATTTGGACCTTGGGTGTCGGAATTgaaccatcaaccccaaagTCTCCAACCGGGGGCTTGTAAGGCTTGGCTCTGAAGTTAGCCAGCGCCAGGCGCTCTTACAAATCCTAGCCCACCGATTCGTCGCCGCCTTCGTCTTCACACCCGATGAATCAGCTGACGTCACTGGAGATTCCGTGCGCTGATGGAACTAACACCTCGAACATGAGGCTTCAAATATTCATTGTTTATGATACTTGATACACTTTGACTATTGGATTCGAGGCTCCGAGCGAAGGCAAAAGAGGATTGCCAATTCCATGAGAACGGCTTGCCTCCACCGGTCAGGTGGCGCGATGCCCAGAATAGGATTTGGAATGGCTTCATATTTGTAATGTAGCTTCAAATGCAACTATGTCCCCATGTAAGCAAGCTACGCGTGCTCGCTGATTCTTGCTGATTCATACCGAAAATTAAGTAAACAAGAAACCCATTGAATCCATATCCAGTTCCTACGCCGAACAGCCCAGCCAGATCTTGGTGATGTTTTTGAACTCCCGCCAGCCGCTATCCATTTTCCCCATTCCTAACAACACATTGCTCCCttaccaccctcccccttcactCAAGCTCAATCTCAACCTTCTCCGCAATCACATACCAAATCGCCGCCTCAACAATCCGACAAACAATCTTCAAGTCACTCTCATCTGTCCGCATCATCTCACGTCAGCCCTCTTACATCAACCccataggtaggtaggtaggtaggtatcaaAAACAAAGAATAGAGAACTCACCCCTAGGAGCATAAACCATACTAAACGTCTCCGGCAACGGCGCCCTAACCCACCCGCTCCACGCCATCGGATGCCTCTGCCCCCACCCTTTCTCCAAAATCTCCTTGATATCATCCGGGTGCAAGTTCATATGCATCGACCTATCCGAACTGTGAATATGGACAATCTCCCCGTTCCCACAAACATTCAACGGGTGTCTCGCGAACAGCGCAAACCCGTGCTTCTCCAGACAAGACGTTGCGGTGACAAACACATTGGGGTGCTTCTTTGACAGGTTCTCGAGTGCTGCCCTCAGTCGGTTGTAGCACTCTACTGAGCCGTGCTGGTTTAGCTGACGCTGGGGTGCCAGACCGGCTACGGTTGGACGAGGGCCCGGGCGGTAAGGGAGTTTGGATAGGATcccggtggagggggaggagacgaCGTTCCGAGGGGGGGGTGTGAAGGGGTCGcggagggtgaagaggcgGTAAAAGGTTAGACGGGCGTagccggagggggtggggggtgtcCCACCGGGGCCGAGCTTGAGGAAGTTGAGGTAGTCgttgtggatgaggagggcgatggggacggcgatgatgaggaactcgaggaggaggtggtcgaCGAAGTGCATTCCCAGGACTGTCAGGATGGAGACGGCCAGGAGGGCGGAGGCGTCGAGTGTTACGTAGAATGGGTCTTGGCGGATGACCATGTTGACGGtgggttgctgttgttgggaggACGGGTCGGCGCGTAGGGAGGACATGGTTTTTGATGGCTCTGAGGTGACTGTGAGAGACATTTTGGACGATGcgatatcgttaatattgGTGGTGATATTGGTGTTGGGACTGTTGTGAGAGCACTCTGGGACCTAACAGTCCGAGCTATTTTGGTTGATTTCAGCGTCGAGATGTCCAGCTGTTAGCAAAGCCAATATTCATGTCAGTGAGATGGATGGTTGTGGTTATCGGTTGGGCTTGAGCATTCTTCAACACAGGGAGAGGACGAGATGGTCTTGTACGGCGATTCTATGTGCCTCCCGGGTCACTAGGGGTGAAAGCGGAAGAGGGCGGAGATATACAAGTAATACCAAGCGATTATCGGCAGCAAGGCAGGTGAGACAACAGGTTGAGTTTCCAGAGTGTTCTAGTGAAGCGTGATGGCTCACTGCATATATAGACGATTCGGTGAAGACCACACGGCCCATGCCACGACAAGGTGCATATTTGAAGCCCTGGTGTCTAGGATGTAAGGACGTGAAAGATCATGAACGACTGGTGGAACAATGGTGTCACCATGCGTTTAAGTGGGCCGCAGAGCAGGGCAGAGGGGGGCTGTCATCACTCGATGAGAACAAAGCAACCCTTTCCGTTCGGGTGGTAGCTGTAAGCTGATGCCCACTCAGGGTACCAAGCCCGCCCGATGCTGATCCAAGCTGCATGTATGCGACTTATGAAGGAGCTAGCTTCAAATGCAGATGTCAAACGTGATATCTCATAGATTCCGAAAGTTATGTTTTGTTGGATAGGAAACTGTTGTGTTCAGGAAGACAGTTTTCTTTCATGAGGAGGACGTCATGGTGGACTCGAGGGTTTGATCTGCATTGGCGTGTGTCTTCCATTGATGAATTTTGCTTGGGAGATAGGAATTAATAGACGTGGTGACgtctgttgatgatgtgtgCAAGGTGTCTCACCCAAAGGCAACTTGCGTGTAAGTCGAACATCAAAAAGTGCCATTGCCTCGTTGCAGCCTTCGATGCCTTTGGTTTGCAATAGCATCAACCTCAAGTCGACAAGCCATTCCAACTTGGAGAGTCCGAAAATGTTTCGGTTCTGTCATGCCCGTTATTCAAATCAACTATTGCACTGTCCATCCCACGCACTCAGATTCCCCTCTTGGACGCATTCTTCAAAACTTGAAGAACTGGCAGGTCTTATGATCTACTGCATTGAAGAAAAGCCGTCTGATTCGTCTATACCCAGCCTATTCACACTGCAGAGCTAACGATGCGAGTACACCCGGACCAACAACCAAGGCGGCCTATGGACGATGTTGTGGCTTTTCGACGTTACTGACCTGTGTCTTTCATCGACGATCATGCAGCATGGATGCTCTTCTGCACCAAAAACGGGAAGCCGAAAGCAAATGAAACTGTCAAGTCACACCGAGGAATTGGGCGATCTTGCCATCAAGTCGCATCAGTCTCAATTGATTGCAGAAAATGAAGCGATGTGATATATTTTCAGTAGATTTAATGTCGCGTAAGGTAATGAAGTCTGGCAGCGACGTCATAgaatggtggtggaggagttgaacTTGGTGGGGTGTTGCCGTGGATACCACGGTCCAAAAGTAAATAGAAAATGATCAACGTTTCTACCGGAGCATGGGATGACAATCACCCAGATATGAGAGCTTTTCAGTGATGCCTTTCGATGATATATCATGTGTCTATGTCTGGCCGCTCCTCGACCATGAAGAGGTACCATTCAGGCGAGGTAGGTACACCCACATTCATGTATGATCAGTGAGCTCGCATGCGCTGTCATGGATATTTAGGTATCTAGCTAAGTGCATAGCCCCTCTAGACGAATATAACAGGTGACTGAACAGTTGCCGACTTTCCTAAATTCATGTCGTTGACGGTGCTATCATAGATATCTGCTTCAGCTACTTGGTTGATGAAGCCAGGCTGTAAGACGTAACCAAACAAAAGCAACCTCTACAGCTTCATGGGCCACAACCATTCTGCTGTTCGTTGGGCTCATTGAGCGTGGTGGAATACTGCCCTCTTGTGGCATTTCTGCTGAGCTGAACCCCGACTAACATTTATTTTTTAACTGGAAGGCACTTCGAGCCGGTTCTTTCTTCATAGAGTTTTCCATGCTCGCTTGACATCCTGCTCGAACCACAAGGCTCCTTGGCTCCCTCTTCTACTGAACACGGCGCTGGCCGTTGTTTGTACAGTCTGCTACCGGCTCATTATCATTCTTTATTTGGCCCCAAATGGCTATCAAATCAAGTCGTTATTGCATCCGGGCGTCGGCACAATCAAACCTACCGCCGTTGTGGGTTTTGCTGCAACCCTCGCCGCCTCAACATCGACCTTGATAACAAGCTGCATGGAGCGGTCGTTTAGCTTGCTTCTTGAGCGTCAAGAATCAGTACTCGCGCGTCAAATCGAAGCTAACTTTGACATGGCTACCTTGCAGGCCTTTGCCAAAGATCTGAATGCTTCCAGTCTGGTGTTGACCTATTCCAAGACCACTGCCGTGTACGTTTACAGCCCCATGTTTCTGCTTGCTCTTCTTGCGCCGTTTCTAGCAGTAATACTCGAAACCTGGGACTGGTTGCATGTCGGCAGCGCCGAAGGAGTTATAGGTATGACCCCATAGTTACTACTCGTCTTGGGCCTGTTGGGGGCCTTGCATCAGGTCCCAACTCGAGCATCACCCACAACTGGAAGGAGTCCTCAGAATGAAGGAAAATCTAACAAATCACACACAAATCCCAGATGCCAAAACCAAAAAGCCCTGAACGCCATGTCTCCACTTAACGTTTTCAACTGAGGTCCTCTGATGAAAGCCCCGACCCCAGAGCGGGCCGCAATGTCTGCTCCAGAGTCAATATTGTGATGGCTCAGGGTAGACCCAGCCCCGGACTTGGTTCTTGGCGTGAGGCGTTGCCCCTGCGATCAAGTTAGGTAAAGGTTAACTTTGAGTTTTGGACATACAAGCCACCTACCCGGGTCGTAGGTGAGTGGCTTGATGCCACTGGTTCTGGAGGGCCCATTATGAAGGAAACCCAGATTTAAACTAGGTCGGCACATCTCACTTCGTTCATCACAGTATTTCCACTCAGATCAAGTGCCCGCTCCTCTTCTCAAGGCCGACTTTGAAGTCTCTCAGTATCTCTCGTCATTTGGACGGACAGTACCACTCAAACGACGGCCAACCTACGAGCGACATATCAAAAAGAATAATCAAGACTTGCTACCTGCCCAAAATGTTTAGACAATGCTACGAGATTTGGCCTGGTGACGCACCAGCGGGCGCCGAGGTTCGTGAGGCCGCACAAATCCTCGTTGTATGTCAGCCAGCGCTTGGGAGCGGGACAACGCCGCCGAGTGTCCTCCGCTCCTTACCAAAGGTCCTCGCGCTCCCGAACGACCACATCCCGAGGTTCGCGAACAAGACGAGGCTCTCGACGCTGATGCCACGGATGAAGAAAATTACGACGACGTTGCTGGCCCTTCcaatcatcaaccacaaccgTCGTCAAGCAAGAGGGGTAGGGCTGAACAGCGAGCGCAGCGGCTACAGAGAGATGGCGTGCTCCAGACCGGCGATGCTCGTTGCGAGACGTGCAAAGCGCACGAGAGTAGCTCTAAACCAAGGCCAAAAAGTCGTAAAAGCGGCTTTCAATGCCGTATACTGGAGGGAGAATCCCGCGCTTGTGCTCGCTGCGTTGCTGGGCGGGAAAGATGCAGTTTGGTCGGACGTAAACGACACCAAGAGGCCGAGCAACTCCAAACATCTAAGCGACGCAAGAAATGAGCCCCCTCTGACACTCGGCACCCACCTACAACATATGTACACCTTCACCTCGTCTTACGAAGCCTCCTCTCATTCACCTTGGCACTTGTCGACAACCATTTGGGCATTTACTGACCGTGACCTTCAAGACCCGTCAATTACACATAGAGACTCCCCCTTACCGGGACGGACCCACCTAATATCTGGGGCTTGACGGCTTTTCAAGTTTGCAAGTCAAGCCAAAAGGAAGGCTTGATTTAACTTGGTTAGAAGTGAGCTTTACTTGACTTGATTTACTTACTTATTTGACTTGACCGTCAAGTAAGTAATTGCTTGACTTAGCATCTCTACAGGCTCAGCCGGCGCTTCAAAGTTCAGCATAAACGCCACATAGACCGCCATCTGTGGACGGATTTTTCAGTTGTCCTTACTTTAAGGATTTGATTGATGAAGCCTTCTCCATAAAATTTAATCATAGCTGATGGTATATGATAGAACGACAGTGTCTCATGCTTCAAAACTTGTAGATGTTAAAGGAAGCCCGGAGAACGACATCTGGCAGGCAACACTTCAACTCGATCATCAGGTGACTTGGTTTGTAGATTAGTTGAGACATTTCAAGTATCATCTGTCACCTGCTGCCTGACTGTTCAAAAAGAATATGTGAATGAAGGATGTTTTGGACTTGGGGGGAACGACCTGATATGCCAAGACGTGCCCCCTTTTTACCCCTACTCCTGTCCGTGCTTCACAATATATTGGCACCAGACTGACCGTGGCCGCACCATTCTTGCATCAAAAAACAAAATTAATTCGGAAGAGTGTTCACAATGATTTAGTTTTGGGCTCTTCAAAGCCGTCCAGTTCGAGTGCCCAAACACTGCTATTCTCTGACAATAGTATACTTCTCAACAGCGGACAAAGGAATCTGAACAACCCCTTGTCTCTATTCCCAGGCTTCAACAAAGCAATCGCAAGGCTTCCACATTCAAGGCCACCATCAACATTGCCATTTAAACACTTTGATATCCCTCGACCTCAAGTGAGATCTTTTCATCCCGCACACCAGTCAAACATTCCCTCCCTTCAAGTCCCTCTGTCTCTAGAACCAGTCCCGGTGACATAAGGTTTACTTCTCTGAAGCAAGGAATCAACTGGTGGTGTCACCAACATTCTTTACTTTCCTACTCATCCCTTCCACCAAGAACACCAACTGTTTCCCAGTCACAATGGCCACCCTCCTCTATGCCCCGGAGCGCAGGAGCAGGATCAAGACCCTCCTAGACAAACTCCTCGGCCGAAACCCCAAATCCTTCAAGGTCATCAGGACCAGAAAGCTGAAATCCGCCAATGTACCCCACCCAGAGATGATGGAAGACGCATCCCACGACGCCGCCCTCCCAGACCCCTCCTTCACTACCTTTGCCAGCTCTTCTACCAACTACACTgcccctcccaacaaccaagGATGCCGTAGTCTCCTCTGCTTCACTAACCATCctaacagcagcaacagcaccactTCATCCAACGGTGCCCGCACCTCTGCATTCTATGCCACTGGCCCATCACGTAGTTGTGCCGTGTTGGAAGGGACGCTAATCCCCACTGCTATCCAACCACAGACTTTCTTCCTGAGAGGTGTCCCCGCACCGGAGAGCGCCAGTTCTGCTTCTTTCTCTcgtgacgatgatgatgtgaatGGACTCACCGATGACAGGCGGACGCTTCCTAGTCAGAGGCGCCGCCAGCCGGGACTTGGAAGGACGGGGAACATGAGGGATATGAGGCAGGCTTATCTTGATTCAGGTAGGTGAGCAAGGTTCTGTGACGAAGTGAGTAAGTGAATTTGTAAGATTGGAGAGATGAGGCTGGTCCTTGCGAGattcaccaccatggcc is a window of Podospora pseudopauciseta strain CBS 411.78 chromosome 1, whole genome shotgun sequence DNA encoding:
- a CDS encoding hypothetical protein (EggNog:ENOG503P0T1); the encoded protein is MSLTVTSEPSKTMSSLRADPSSQQQQPTVNMVIRQDPFYVTLDASALLAVSILTVLGMHFVDHLLLEFLIIAVPIALLIHNDYLNFLKLGPGGTPPTPSGYARLTFYRLFTLRDPFTPPPRNVVSSPSTGILSKLPYRPGPRPTVAGLAPQRQLNQHGSVECYNRLRAALENLSKKHPNVFVTATSCLEKHGFALFARHPLNVCGNGEIVHIHSSDRSMHMNLHPDDIKEILEKGWGQRHPMAWSGWVRAPLPETFSMVYAPRDESDLKIVCRIVEAAIWYVIAEKVEIELE